The Candidatus Defluviibacterium haderslevense DNA window TCGGTACTCAGCTCATTTAACTATTTATTAACAATAAGTTAATTCCAGTATTATTTTAAACGCAAGTTTATACTTAAATATTGAGTTCAATGCCAGATAATTGCCTAATTTTTAGGCAATTTCAAAATATTATAGGTTTACATGAATATTTGCACAAATCCTTGTATTCCTTAATTAGGATTACAAATTAAATTTTCATCTGAATTTTAGAATTTATTTATTAACCTGTATAGCTATTTTAGGATAAGACAGTATGAAGCGCACAGACCTGGATAATTCGTGGAATAGTCGTGGAATAGTCCTGAAAACTAGCTGGGAAAAAGTAGTATTGGGTTTGGCATATTATAGTCACTAGCGTACTAATTAAGAATTTGCTCCCCCATAAAGAATCTACGTTTATGATAATAATTATTGATGGATAACTTGAGCTGTAACGCGGTGGATATTCTTTAAGTCTTTAAATAAAGCTCTTTAATCTAATTTAAAAATTCTTATATGAGAATATTCTGATAAATGAATTAAAGTCACATATCCTACTTTTACTTTCCTACCAATTTGTATTTAGTATTCACCTACCCCTTGTAAAGAATAAGATAGTTGGAATAACACTTTCAAAAACTATAATACTTGAATTTATCTCCAATTTATTCTACCATAAAAACTGCCATCTTCTATATTAATCGTGTCTGGAAATTTACCTATAAAAGAGGTATCCCTTACAACCTGAGCTCTAAAACTTCCTCGAATATCACCGTTTTGTTTATTGAGTTCAGTAATTTCAATATAATAATCCGGTTTAGGATTTTTTAATATGTAAGTTCCTGTTACAACATCTCCATCCGATGTAAATTCACAATAAGAAATTCTATTAAATGTATCCAAATAAAAAGGTTCTATTGGATTCAATTGAAATTTACCAATTTTTAATGAAACATAGTCAATTAATATTTTGCCTCTAAGTTCACCAAATTCATTATATTTATATATTAAAATGCCAATACATGTATCGGGTGTACAATATTTTCTAGATTTAAATACACCAGTTTTTCCTTTCCAATCATTACCATTTAATTTTGCTTGCCCTTCGCCAAAAAATCCATTCTCATCAAATGTAGCATCCTTAACGCATGAATAGATTAGCAATAATAGAACAGCAGATATTATATATTTCATAATTATATTATCACTTTTGTTAGCCTCTTCGCTTTGGCATTAGAAATGAAATCATTTACAAATTAATGTAATGATTATTGATTTTGTACAATTAACTTGTCAATAAACCTTCTATTTGTTTTTGTATTTATTGCTTCAATTATATAAATTCCGTTATCCAGTTCTGTGGTAGATATACTTCTGTGGTAAGAAAAAGGAGGAATTAAATAGGTTAATTTCAATTTTCCCTCAAGACTATATATTTTAAAATTAATATCATCGAACTCATTAGAATATACAATCATTTCATTATTTATTGGATTGGGACCAAAAGTAAATCTCAACATGCTTGTATCAATTTTTGTATCAATGCAATTTTCTTCTACACAACCATCCATATTAAGTTTAATAAGAACAGCACTATTGTAATAATTATTAATTTCCTCATCAAAAATTCCAGTAATCCCAACTACCCAGACATTGCCATTTAATAATTCCATTCCAAAACAAATATCCTGAAGTTGTCCTATATTGTTCTTCAGGACCCTATTCCAAACAATATCCCCATTGTTATTAAACCCAATACAACTCAATAACCTAATTCTTTTCTGAGGACCATAATCATTTAGATACTTGCCAATTCCAGCACTTACAAATAACTCAGAAGCTGAATCATATTCGACATAATCCATTTGTTCAAGACCTGGAGAACTAATTTTTCTATCGGATATATCTTTACTCCATATTTCATATCCTAAACTATCTAATTTAAAAATAATTGGACAAACGGCATACCAATTTTTTAAACTGATATGAACGGTATCTGCTCCAGCACAAATATAACTTCCATCACTTTGATAAACAAAATCATTAATATTAGCATATACTTTATGTGCGGTGACTATTTTAATTAATTTCCCATCTTTAGTTAAATGAATAAAAAAAGAGATTATTGATTTACGATCATTTTGATTAAATTCAGCATCTTTATTCCCAACACATGAAATAATAAGTTGAGAATCCTTTAATATTCTAATTTTAGTTGGATAACAACTAAAATAATTAATTTTATATTGGAATTCCCATAATTTAATACCAGAAGTACTGATTTTTGAAATTTGTATCGAAGATAGTCCATTATTAATTAATTTGGAGTTGTCTACGGAGCTCATAATAAAGTGTTCATTTCCAAATTTAATAAAGTCATGACAAGTATAGAATGTATTTTCCTTTTCCTTACTTTTATATGTGGCCAATTTTTCAAAACTTGATGAAATGGTATTGTATTTAACTAAACATGATGAAATATAAGGTTCATTTGTAATAGTATATAAGTCATTATTTATTCTTTCCATTCCAACATTGAACCAATGGTAAGTACTATCATCTTTTAATACATTAAATTCCAGCAAATTGCCCTTATTATCCAATTGACTAACCATCAAATCGTTTACATGATCAGTGGTTCTAGTTAAAGATCCAAATGTCCATATTTGATTTTTATAAGTATTTATACCTGTAAATGTTGGATTCCAATAATTATCATATTGATATTTATTAAAGATTCCTTGCCCCAATAGTATCTTCGCAAATACAAAAGAGAATAATATAGAAGCAATTATTTTCAAAATAATTTATTTAAATTAAATGTGTTTTGGTTCTCAAAATACAAAATATTATTCAATAGGTATATTTATTGTGAATAAGTCCAATATTAAATTCCATTATGATAAAAAAAAGCGGCCGCCAACTGAATGAACGACCGCTTTAAATATATAACAGGATTATAATTCTATTTGAACTGGCTGATTAAACCACCCATAATTCCAAGACTTACTGCCCAGTAACCTACATTAATAGCAATATACTTAAATCCTCTTCTCTCATATAAGGCCATCGTGCCGTAGGTAGGCAAGAAAAAGAATAATGCAGCTATTACTCCATGTAACACACCATGTTTAAACGTTCTGAAATTGTCTGCATACTTTGGCATTAATGCATTCCAATCCGGATTCGTAATCGGATTGTCATGCATTCCTGGTTGGTTTTCTAAAAGAGAAAATAAACCAAATTGATGAATGGCTATAGGATGCATAATAATAGCCAACATGAAACTAAATACAAAGGACAAGATCATAACGAGGGTCATGTTATTCCCTTTCATACTTTCTTCCGTCATTCCGGATCCTGCCATCCAGGCATTTCCAAAAACTTTGGGATTGTACCACACAAATCCAATTACCAGCGGCACCAGGGCAGCGATAAAAGTAATTAACCAATTCATTTCCATAATTTTAAGTTTTGTTTACCCAAATGTAGATGTTTCTTTTTGAATTTTTATGATTATATGGTCTTTTTTTATATTATATAATTTTAAATTTAATAATGTCTATCTTATGCCACGTATTCCAACTTACTATTGCTAAACTTTAAGTCATTAATTCATAAGCTTTTATACTAATTAGATTATCTTGGCAGAATCAATTGGTCAGGGCGCATTGAATTCCTTGATATTCATGAAAAGCTTACCTTTGTGCCATCATTCAAAGTTTATTCCATTCATATGATCTTCAGAAATAGTTTGCTTTCTTTTAAATTGACTATCCTTAGTTTTTGCTTTGGTGTGTTACAAATATTACATGGACAAAATGTACTTCCATTAAACACACCTTTAAAGGATCCCAATATGCCTTCATGGGCTCATTTACTTTATAATGAGCCATTAAACTTATTGCAAATTGATTCTGCATATAAAGTATATTATCAAAGTCACCCGTTTGAAAAAAATCATTATACCAGATTTTACAAAAGGTTGATCATGAATAATCGAATGAACACCAATTCTGATGGCTTCATCGTCGGTAAAGATGTTGTATCTGTAGAGCACCAATTTAATCATGCATTTAATTCCAGAAAGGCTCCAAACATTTGGCGACCCTATGATATGGAAACGTATTTTTTGGAGAATAATCAAGTGGCCTGCCCTTGGCAAGTGAATGTGTATCGTATTGATGTGTGTAAATCCAATCCTAATTTTCTGGTAGCATCTTCAGAAACAGGGGGGATTTTTAAATCATTTAATAAAGGAAAGCAATGGCAACAGATAGGCTTACCTTATGTTTTAGGAACAGAAGCCATTGCAGTTCATCCAAGATCTGTTGATACCATTTACATTGGTACAAACGGTGCTATCAGAAGGACAACAGATGGTGGGACTACTTGGAATAATGTGTATGTCAATGCTGGCATTGAATTTTATGAAATTCTAGTTCTACAAAATAATACCAATATCATTTTAGCAGCAAGTACTAAAGGTTTGTTTCGTTCTATTGACAATGGCCTTATGTGGACCCAAGTTTTTACGGATGCCAGTTGTGATATTAAAGTACACCCTACTAAACCAAATATTGTTTATTGTTTGAAATACGATCCAACAAAAAAACAATACCAAGTATGGAAGTCCACCAATTCTGGACAAAGTTTTACAAGTAGAGTTTCCGGTTGGCATGGCCTTGCTGATGGAGGTGCAAGATTAGCAATAACTGCAGCTGATCCTAAAAGAGTTTATGCTATTTCTTTAACCCAAACTCAAGGACCCTATTTAATGCGAAGCAATGATGAAGGCGAATCCTGGACCATTCAGGCTAAAGGATCTTATACTGGCTTTGATTCTCCAGAATTTCCAATGGATAATTGGCAGGGCTATTATGACCTTGCATTAATGGCTTCGCAAACCAATGCGGACCAATTGATTACTGGAACAGGAAGTACTTACAAATCTAGTGATGGTGGAAAAACATTCAAAGTAATCGGTGGTTATGGAGGTTCTTTTAATTTACATCCAGATTTACAATCCTGTATTTCAATTGGAAATGATGCCTGGATTGCAACAGACGGTGGACTGACTTATTCTACAGATTTTTTTACCGATACAAAAAATGCGGTTTCACTCAATAAAGGATTATATGGATCAGATTTTTGGGGATTCGATGCAGGATGGAATGAAAAGGTTTTCGTCGGAGGTAGATATCATAATGGGAATACCATATGGCATGAAAACTATCAAAATAAATTCATCAGAATGGGTGGCGCAGAATCTGCAACAGGTTATGTAAATCCAATCAACAGCAGACAAGTATTTTTTTCTGATATCGGAGCTTATCAAATGCCTGAAAAGTATAGTCCAAATTGGAAATGGTCAGGCCTGCCAACTTCAGTATGGCCCAATGAATCTTATTATGCCATGGAACACAGTCAAATGGTATGGTCTCCCATTTGTTATGAAATCGTTTATATCGGAAATGGTAACAAATTAATGAAGAGTTACAATAACGGGGCCAGTTATGAGACGATTTACACCGCTCCAAATGTGAATGATGAAGTAGAATGGATTGAAATTTCAAGATCAAATCCGGATGTTATTTATATAACTACCAGAAATAATTCGTTAGGTGAAGGTTTGGTTTATAAATCTACAAATGGTGGAAAATCATTCACTGTACTTACTCATCCAAACGGTACCACAGGAGGACAAAGAAGAGTGCATAAGATAGTTCTGAGTCCTACTGATGAAAACGATCTAGTCTTAGGTTTGCGTACAGGTAATACGGCCAATAAAGTATTCAGAAGTAAAGATGGCGGAAAGACGTGGATTAATCTGACGACATCTAAAATCATGAATGCAAGTATCAATGACTTGTGTTGGCAATATGGAACTGATGGTGGAATTTATTTGGCAGCTGATGATGGACATATGTATTATCGAAATAATAATATGGCGGATTGGGAGGATTTTAATTCAGGATTGGGTGTAAATCATTTCACCAGGGCATTAAAACCTTTTTATAGAGATGGAATTTTGTTAAACGGTGGCAATATGGGTGTTTGGGAAGTGCCATTTTTTGAAGATTCAAAACCACTTGCTCAACCGACTGTCGATCGATTAACGAGTAGCTGTGTGCGTGATACCTTTTATTTTGATGATTATTCTGTTTTTACAAAAGACAGTGCGAGCAGTTGGAAATGGAATTTTCAAAATGCG harbors:
- a CDS encoding DUF1761 domain-containing protein; this translates as MEMNWLITFIAALVPLVIGFVWYNPKVFGNAWMAGSGMTEESMKGNNMTLVMILSFVFSFMLAIIMHPIAIHQFGLFSLLENQPGMHDNPITNPDWNALMPKYADNFRTFKHGVLHGVIAALFFFLPTYGTMALYERRGFKYIAINVGYWAVSLGIMGGLISQFK
- a CDS encoding T9SS type A sorting domain-containing protein, which produces MKIIASILFSFVFAKILLGQGIFNKYQYDNYWNPTFTGINTYKNQIWTFGSLTRTTDHVNDLMVSQLDNKGNLLEFNVLKDDSTYHWFNVGMERINNDLYTITNEPYISSCLVKYNTISSSFEKLATYKSKEKENTFYTCHDFIKFGNEHFIMSSVDNSKLINNGLSSIQISKISTSGIKLWEFQYKINYFSCYPTKIRILKDSQLIISCVGNKDAEFNQNDRKSIISFFIHLTKDGKLIKIVTAHKVYANINDFVYQSDGSYICAGADTVHISLKNWYAVCPIIFKLDSLGYEIWSKDISDRKISSPGLEQMDYVEYDSASELFVSAGIGKYLNDYGPQKRIRLLSCIGFNNNGDIVWNRVLKNNIGQLQDICFGMELLNGNVWVVGITGIFDEEINNYYNSAVLIKLNMDGCVEENCIDTKIDTSMLRFTFGPNPINNEMIVYSNEFDDINFKIYSLEGKLKLTYLIPPFSYHRSISTTELDNGIYIIEAINTKTNRRFIDKLIVQNQ
- a CDS encoding T9SS type A sorting domain-containing protein yields the protein MIFRNSLLSFKLTILSFCFGVLQILHGQNVLPLNTPLKDPNMPSWAHLLYNEPLNLLQIDSAYKVYYQSHPFEKNHYTRFYKRLIMNNRMNTNSDGFIVGKDVVSVEHQFNHAFNSRKAPNIWRPYDMETYFLENNQVACPWQVNVYRIDVCKSNPNFLVASSETGGIFKSFNKGKQWQQIGLPYVLGTEAIAVHPRSVDTIYIGTNGAIRRTTDGGTTWNNVYVNAGIEFYEILVLQNNTNIILAASTKGLFRSIDNGLMWTQVFTDASCDIKVHPTKPNIVYCLKYDPTKKQYQVWKSTNSGQSFTSRVSGWHGLADGGARLAITAADPKRVYAISLTQTQGPYLMRSNDEGESWTIQAKGSYTGFDSPEFPMDNWQGYYDLALMASQTNADQLITGTGSTYKSSDGGKTFKVIGGYGGSFNLHPDLQSCISIGNDAWIATDGGLTYSTDFFTDTKNAVSLNKGLYGSDFWGFDAGWNEKVFVGGRYHNGNTIWHENYQNKFIRMGGAESATGYVNPINSRQVFFSDIGAYQMPEKYSPNWKWSGLPTSVWPNESYYAMEHSQMVWSPICYEIVYIGNGNKLMKSYNNGASYETIYTAPNVNDEVEWIEISRSNPDVIYITTRNNSLGEGLVYKSTNGGKSFTVLTHPNGTTGGQRRVHKIVLSPTDENDLVLGLRTGNTANKVFRSKDGGKTWINLTTSKIMNASINDLCWQYGTDGGIYLAADDGHMYYRNNNMADWEDFNSGLGVNHFTRALKPFYRDGILLNGGNMGVWEVPFFEDSKPLAQPTVDRLTSSCVRDTFYFDDYSVFTKDSASSWKWNFQNAQYVSDATIRNPKVVFGKQGTFDVALTIKNKLGESTKTVSKMIQISANECSIDSFANKSLDLSKSNDYATLKVIPELKNATGFTCMAWIKLNSPQDCFTQILSNWDSNVGFGFGFAFQGYVRTRNLTFFWKDVPYQLTSSFNLDTLKWIHVAMVVYPDSVRLYRDGESWTYKGNFKNFDLSETPWEVGTGVRGQCGNFQGQMDELKIYNRSLSQVEIRDNMHLIHPEGEAGLVGYYQFNESNNNEIYNRVGGYHGSNSDGTKSISTAPIGTGNSSQLILKTGTNLFTYPQLSLEQSTVNKQNSTWHAFQLLNTPDSVLQSTGMWNSKYYIVRSFGNTTKESASNMIFTNTGIPLNDYRFAPQYLKLYQRDLTNEHLNNWKFIANASKVNLLDQSIQFNNIADIKGQYMIEYIANPNVNTTDLYSKPSLIYVYPNPGKNDINIYCLKNGLSGMLQIQDMTGKVVLSKPIYNFINESIDIQHLSSGIYIVSFLGDKVKFMKE